Below is a genomic region from Helianthus annuus cultivar XRQ/B chromosome 2, HanXRQr2.0-SUNRISE, whole genome shotgun sequence.
TAAATTCAAAAAAGTTAGCTAAAAGCGTAGTGTGTCCTGATAGACAGGTTAAAAGTCGCCCGATTTAATACATATTGCCTCGTATATTATTTCATTCAAAGATATTGATTATTACTATATATTTGTAACATATTGTTTCTGTAAGAATAATCACCACATCCACTTTTAGATTAATTTCATATGCATCCTTCTAAAAGTTCAAAATTCCATAATAAATCCTTCTAAATTTTATAATATCGTATTTACACTTTCAAAACTTAATGTATAATATTTATTCACTggttaataaataaaatcattAACTTATAGCCTGTGTTTAAAAAAGCGAGCTTTAAGCGTGAAGCGCTGGAAACATCGCTTTTTTTGGTCTGAAGCGTTACATTACGTGAAGCGCTGTGAAGCGAGCTTTAAGCGCGAAGCGATGATGGTTTGAAGCGACGCTTCAGCCCACCAGGTCACATTTGGGCCATTTTTTAAGCCCAACAGTCTTTAAATAGGGTTAAATGAGGCCTGTTTCTTTACCCTAAGTGTGTTTcgactttaatttatgttttaactatgttttttatgtgttaagtgtgtttTTTAATCATGTTATTGTGTTTGTTATTGATTAACAAGTAGAATAGGTCATATTGATGTgtacaatatttttattttattttttaattttgagcgcttcgtatacgtgaagctctcgcttcgcgcttgaagcttcgcttaaagcttttggaaccaaaacgcttcggagcgCTTCGCGTTTTTTTAAACCAAGCTTATAGCACTCAAATTCAATGAGTTAatgaacaagaaaacaagttATTACTAAGATTCATCTCAACGCATAATGTTTCTTAATTTATGCAATGAAACAAACTATTATAAGtatgattcttttttttttgtgtgttctGAATATATTAATACGATATTAAGAAATTTAGAAAGTCGTGTATGAAACTTTGAATATTGCCCCATATTTTTTATTCTTGTAAATATGCAAAAACGTGTTTATGGGTCAACCGAATATGAGGCCTGTCACATTTTGACATAAGCTAGCGAGTGTTCTGACCTTTAGTGCATTTTGAATAATCTGAACGCCAATTTTCTGATCAAAATTGGCTGTTTGCAGCTTATCCAATTCTTTAGATGCATACAGAAGAGCAACGCCACCACCTGCATATAAATGGAATCATTATATTCGTATTATTTCTTTAAAGACTAATTCAGGGAAGCAAATGTTAACCAATTTACCTGGAACAATTCCTTCCTCGACAGCCGCTTTTGTTGCATTTAAAGCGTCTGTAACTCTATCTTTCTTTTCACCTACTTCAGTGTCACTAGCTCCCCCAATCtgtatttttcaaaacattcatCATCTAATCATAAACACAGGCCCTTTCTAATCATAAAGCgaatataaacttaaaaaaataacaGACCTTAAGTACAGCAACACCACCAGAAAGCTTGGCTAACCTTTCTTGCAATTTCTCTTTATCATAATCAGACGTGCTAGACTCGACTGCTGATCTTATCtatcaaaaaataataataaaagttacAATTTTTATAACTTTCTTACGAATATTTCCTATACATACATTTACCaaatgggggaatagtgccaggcattTCCTATACATACATTTACCaaatgggggaatagtgccaggcggCACTCCCCCATTAGACCAACCAATTTACTATATTATATCCATTTTAAATTACGTTTTTCCTCCTGATTAAAATTAtcgttttgcccccagctcaaaataaaattacgcttttgtccccatctcaaaattacgattttgcccttgattcaaaattacgattttgcatggcactcccctattggaccaaccagtttataattttatatccattttaaaattacgtttttgccccttTTTAAAATTATGGTTATGCCCctagctcaaaataaaattacgcttttgtccccagctcaaaattacgctttttccctcgattcaaaataaaattgtggttttgccctcagctcagaattaccttttcgcccccagttcaaaataaaattttgtttttgcccccagctaaaaattacgattttgccctctgttaaaaaatgtgatttttccccgtttaaaaaattatgatttcacactcagtttaaaattacgttttttccgGAGTTCAatataaaattatgcttttgcccccaactcaaaattacaattttgccctcggttcaaaataaaattgtgattttgcctccagcttaaaattacgattgtgtccttagttcaaatttatattacgctgttaccccaagttcaaaattacgaatttgccccagtgaaaatttacaattttaCCCCTGGTTCAAATTTACAGTACTACCATCACTTTagcttttggcaaattacgattttaccccagtaaaaaaatacaactttccctcagttaaaaattacaatattgccattgttttagtttttttttaatcaaaactataaaagtgttttgttttaattggttgactcgatttaattgtttttcgtgtcaatgagctgcctaacactcgctcattattcgaccatcgccccgcaacgcgggcggggtaTTAACTAGtattttacaaaatcattttAACAGAAATGCACCTGTTCACATCGTTCTTCAATAGACTTTTTATCACCAGCACCATCAAGCACGACAGTGTCATCTTTCGATACAGTCACCTACGACATTAATGACACGAATTATATACCCGCTTTAAAATATCACCTAACTGTTATTAATGCTTGAAGTGATGTAACAAACCTTTTTACAAGAGCCAAGCATTTCTGGCTCTAGATTGTCGAGATTCATACCGAGTTCTTCGGTTATAAGCTGCAGGTAAATGCAATGCACATTATAACGGAATAATCGTGTTGATACATTACTCAACTCGCTCATTTTGCCACCTGTACacatagggctgcaaacgaaccgaacgaacacgaacaagacatTGTCCGTGTTTGTTTGTTAGAAAATATATGTGTTTGCGAACCGTTCACggacacttatcgaacgagattttatgttcgtgtttgtttgttaaggaaatgaacttgttcgtgtttgtttgttaattttagaaAACGCACAAAAAGaaacgttgacgaacacaaatgagcacaaactaatgttcatgaacacaaatggaaaaaAACGAACACAAATAATCGTCcataaacaaaatatataatacacagacacttattaaatatttaatttgtcggaattttgaagtatttaaataaatataaaaactaaaaacactaatgatctatcgaacacaaacgaacacgttaccaaacgttcacgaacCTAAACGAACGAacgcgacctctgttcatgtttgttcgtttaactaaacgaacgaaatttcttgttcgtgttcgtttgtttaataaacgaacaaacacaaacgaacttcccgccgaacggttcacaaactgttcgccaaacgtttggttcgtttacagccctatgtaCACATAATGTCGTATTTCATGTATACGACGTCAAAACTCACCTGACCACCAGTAAGAGTGGCAAGATCTTGCATGTTCGCCTTTCTGTTCTCACCAAAACCAGGTGCTTTTATAGCACAAACCTATAAAAGCCAGTCGGTTACATACGCTAAAAACAATAGTTATTTAAGATCAAGAGAtaaataagagtaaactgccattttggtccctgaggtttggtcacttttgccactttagtccaaaactcaaactttttgcatctgggtccctgtggtttcagttttattgccattttggtccaaaaatgaaatcaggtcatatttgtcttataaaatcctgcaattttgtcattttcctcaggggcaaatcaggtcatatttgtcttataaaataagtaatttatttataaaaaagaaatgatcattttgcccctgcggaaaaaggacaaaataacaggattttataagacaaatatgacgtgatttcatttttggaccaaaatggcaataaaactgaaaccacagggacccagatgcaaaaagtttgagttttggactaaagtggcaaaagtgactaaaccacagggaccaaaatggcagtttactcgaTAAATAATTTGAAACTTATGATAAGAATAAATACCTTGACTCCAGCACGAAGCTTGTTAAGAACTAAGGTAGCCAATGCATCACTTTCCACATCTTCAGCGACTATTAACAGCGGCCTTTGTTTCTGAACAAGAGTGACAATACAATAATTAAACCGAAGACGAAACAATTAGTGAATTAGGTTATGCAGATTTGAAAATAATACTACCTTCAGTGCCAACTCTAACACTTTGATAACCGAATTAATGTTCGAAATCTTCTTCTCGTATATTAGAACAAGAGGGTCGTCTAGTTCCTGTAAAACATCAATGAACGTACGTatttaaatagataaatataataaaatatatatacttatatgCTAACAAAGTAATAAATAATCACATGAACTTACACATTTCTGATTTTTTTGGTTTGTAATGAAATGAGGCGATATGTAGCCCCTGTCCAACTTCATTCCCTCGACAACTTCTAGTTCATTATACAACGTCTTCCCGTCCTACATCGATTCAAAAAACATTTAATTAAACAATCTGAtgttaattaaaacaaaacaaattcCTAATAGTCAgtggcgaagtatagaaggggcaGGGAGgtgcgcccgaccccccgaacttttcgctcagtagtgttatatatgtagttttcgtatagaaatttttgggtgtatacgttttcgaccccccggttctatagaattttttggtatatacgttttcgactcccccgtcattcgggtcaagcttcgccactgctaaTAGTGAAGGTTAAGGAGTAACTAATGCAACTTACTTGAATTGTGATGACGCCCTCTTTCCCAACTCTCTCCATAGCTTTAGCTATCAGTTCACCGATTTCACGTTCTCCGTTTGCCGAAATCGTACCCACCTGTGTGATTTCCTCAGACGTGCTTATCATACGGGCCCTACTCTTCAAGTTTGTTACAACCGCATCAACCGCCATGGAAATACCCCGTCTGAGGTCCATTGCATTCATACCAGCCGCAACCGATTTGCACCCTTCCGCGAATATCGCACGTGTAAGGACCGTTGCACAAGTCGTACCTGAAACATAAACCATTAATACGATTTTGACAAACTAATAATAACAGCACATGAATTATGTTAGGAAGTGAATATTACCATCACCGGCAACATCGTTTGTAGCATTAGCAACTTGTTTCACAAGACTTGCACCAACGTTCTTGACTTTATCGTTAAATTCGATGCTTTTGGCAACGGTTACACCGTCTTTTGTTACTTTCGGTGCTCCGTAACTTTGTTCAATCACCACATTACGCCCCTATATACAGTGACTAATTAGCATACTAGTTCTAATCTCTAAGAACATTGAATttcaaatataaaaataaaaacacagatTTAgaggaataataataataataataataataatatgttatAAAGTAAGTAGTACCTTTGGGCCCATAGTGACTCTAACAGCATCAGCAAGCTCTTCAACGCCTCTAAGCATTAAAGCCCTAGCATCAACTCCAAATTTGATGTCTTTAGCTGCGTAATTTCTGCTCCAATTCAATTTACTTCTAATCTGTTGAGTTCTGTTGCTAGCAATCCTGAAAATCACAAGAACAAATGGGAAAGTAATTAGATGAAATTGTTTGAAGAAAAAACTAAATCTTGATTGACAATTGGTGAGATGAAAGATGACCTGGATTTAGAAGCAAGATTGAGTGCGAATCGATACATGATTGCTCAAGATTtttggagaagaagaagaagtagcGAATAGGGTTTTAGAGATGAGATGGTGAGGGTTTAAGTTTTCCCCTTCTCCAAGTATTTTCTTttctatttatataaatataaaaaaacaaataaaaggaTATTAAATATAAACATTGCTCACTCTATAAAATAACTAAGTCTATAACTTTTAATTAAGGTTAAAAATTATGTCGTGGGAGTTGTTTTGATAGCATAAGTGTGTTGAATTGTTAAGAAGTGTGATTGGGTGACTAGTTGGTAGTGGAAGAGAGATGGTGGTGGGTTGAGGAAGTGATGCATGAGTGGTTGACTGAGGGTAATGAACATATGTGAATAGGTAAACGGGTAAAATTTTCATTCAGCGTCATATTAAAACTTAAAACTTAATGGGTAAGAGACTTATTGACATTTAGGGGCGGACCTACTTGAGCCcgtgggtgggcggccgcaccccttggaaaaaaAAATAGTGTTATTTTTCGCTAAAAATCCCGACCACACCCCTTGGAAAAATTCGACCGCACTCCTTGGAAAATTCTGACCACACCCCTTAGAAAAAAAAAGTtaggaatttatataaaaaaaaattgtgaacacGGATTTAAACCCGACCCAGTTATGTAAACAAGTTAGCCCACTAATCTCTTTAAATAAAACTTGTATTCCTATAACCCAACATCAAGCCCAATTGAATAAGTTTATGATAAAACCCAACCCAAATAACAAAATCAATTAACAAAACATAACCCAATTACCCAAATAAACCCAATCGGCCAATCGACCTTTCATCTCTCACGCCCTCCCCTCTCTGCTGCAACGACCAAGAAATAGAAGAAGGATCAACCTGTCAATCGATCAGCCACAAATCTCACCGAGTCGCCGTAGACATAGTGCAACTAGCCGACTAGGTACCACTCCTTGATTTTATTCTTCAAGAGTTTTGATAAGGTTTTTGATAGGGTTGTTGAATGTTGATAAGGTTGCTGTTGTAAAGTTACGACAAATGACAGTTGTAGGAAATTAGGAAAATAGATTTATAGGGTTcattttattattaaatattataaagAAGTTACTGGATTGttgattaaatattaaaaaaaggtTGCTGTTGATTTATAGGTTCAACTTGATTTCATTATTAAATGTTAAATTTAATAGAGAAAGACTTGCTTAAGAAAGTActtttagatgatgttttggatagatttcaaaaactGAAAACTCGTAGGGCgatttttaaatatgtttgtaacaatatttgacgtgtttttgatgattatataaatttaagtttgatgttctttttttacatgacccgacctgacccgaaccagtttttttatgtatatatctaGACgcctaaaattttaaaaaaatttctgCACCCCCAttaaaaaattcctgggtccgccactgttgACATTGACTGATTCAGATGTGTTCTGTTAGTGATACACTTAATTACAAGTCCAAGAACCGGTTTTCCCAGGCGTCCGGATCAACCTCACATAGATCACTATTCTTCTTCACCGAATACAAAAAATCGATGGTGTTTGAATATCATAAACAAATTTCCTTAGCATAGTAGTTGATACTAGCAGGGTACTCGCGTGATACAAAGAGGGTGACACTTAGCATTGGGGTACTTGTTTCTGGTAGTTTTTGATTCGTATAATATTAGTTGTAGCATCCACcggtggatatatgtcataagtgAAGCCATTGGTTGGTCCATTTCATTGTGGTGTGGATGGTTCGGTTATTATCCTTAACCAAAGCTAAAACGAAGTGAGCAGTTAGTTTGTTTTATTAGCCAATTGGTTTTACGTTAATTATTTTGGTTTATTCGGTTAGATTGACGTTTTGTGGTTTGGTTCTTTCAATTTCGGTTGATAGCCAAAACCAATATGagattaaaacttttgcttagaaataccACTTATCGTATATATGAAATTTGAAACATGTACAATCTTAGTATTTAGTTAACATTATGCTATGATCACTAATCAACATGCTATTTTTGGTTATATTGttcatatatataaaaattagCTTTTTAAGTTACATCCGGTCAGAGTGCTCCATACACTTAAAAAATACGTTATTAATAATCTATCTAATGACCCCAATAATTCTAGATATTATGAAAGCTTATGGTATTATAATATAGACTCGTAATGGCATTAATAATGTTGTGCATCTATTGATAGCATAGTATTGACAATTtgttagaccgtggggtatgatAGGACATGGGTTAGGGGCATGGTGGGACACGTGGAGTATGGGGTATCCAAGACTaaaagccaatttcaaagggATATGGTGGGGCGTGACTGAGGTGGCGTGGCCAAGTTACATCATAATGAGGTTCCGCCATGGCTAGTGCTCTTGGCCAATGAGGTTCCGCCATATCATGTGGGTAGCTCCACCCAACGCCTGGGCTGAATCCCATGTCAAACGGGCCACGCTGAAACCCAAACTCACCCGAAGTGGTGACTTAGGCATTTGTACCCATCTcacgccccaacccccgccccatccCCATAGTCTTATAATCATATACTAATTAAAAAGCTAGTAAAGTGAATGCTACTCTAAATATAGAGAGGTGACAAACCATTGACTACTATGTCATTATTAGTGATGAACACTTATATGACCACAATTCAATGCAATATAAgagtgagaggggcactcccctaagaggggagtcccctctcttacgcataaccaatcctcgtgtgctaTGTCAACTCTCCTCTTAAACTttcctaacaccctaaattgatggtggcactcccctcttaggggacttggtttttttttattttttttttatttgttgtaattatgcatgtttataaaaaaatattaataaaaattattccatatataaattatCAAGTTTTTTGTGCATTAAGAGTTATAACTTAAGCTTTGGGAGTTTCCCaaataaaaaaactttatatttcaCTTTTAACCTTTAggttttatcttttacattttaacccttttaaaatttttacttttaactcaaagtttttcatattttgtaatttaacacaacactttattatttacaactttggtcccccatagtttttatctttcgcaagtttttcgttctaaattttgcgagttaacatgtcgtagcgtgcatgtgaggttcaacgttttttgctctatttttcaTATTTGATGGACCCGTCGCAACGTGTCaattttttcccttttgaaaagttcgccgcaacggtcgggtcctagatcgactaagttattattttctacgttttacgtttctggttaatgtcttcgcattaacacactgtaacgggtgtgcgttgttcaacgattttagtctgcttttcgttcagtgtattttttaccattttatctattttatttttacgatgttgagagtcgatgtctgtaacacctcgaaattttgggtccaataatgtgttaacacgtgtcataagtttacacgtggcgttaaatattaaataaaggactaaagttgacaaaccttgaaagtatgtaaattcgagggttataaatgtcaacaaagggtaaatatacggtatagtaaccctaaacgatgctcgtaccttcgaacgaataaatcatggatcatacggaagcgaaacacggaagaaagtgagagattacaagctgcaggggtt
It encodes:
- the LOC110927360 gene encoding chaperonin CPN60-2, mitochondrial, with product MYRFALNLASKSRIASNRTQQIRSKLNWSRNYAAKDIKFGVDARALMLRGVEELADAVRVTMGPKGRNVVIEQSYGAPKVTKDGVTVAKSIEFNDKVKNVGASLVKQVANATNDVAGDGTTCATVLTRAIFAEGCKSVAAGMNAMDLRRGISMAVDAVVTNLKSRARMISTSEEITQVGTISANGEREIGELIAKAMERVGKEGVITIQDGKTLYNELEVVEGMKLDRGYISPHFITNQKNQKCELDDPLVLIYEKKISNINSVIKVLELALKKQRPLLIVAEDVESDALATLVLNKLRAGVKVCAIKAPGFGENRKANMQDLATLTGGQLITEELGMNLDNLEPEMLGSCKKVTVSKDDTVVLDGAGDKKSIEERCEQIRSAVESSTSDYDKEKLQERLAKLSGGVAVLKIGGASDTEVGEKKDRVTDALNATKAAVEEGIVPGGGVALLYASKELDKLQTANFDQKIGVQIIQNALKMPVHTIASNAGVEGSVVVGKLLEQDDPDLGYDAAKGEYVDMVKNGIIDPLKVIRTALVDAASVSSLMTTTEAIVVELPQPASEAAPGMGGGMGGMGGGMGGMGF